One genomic segment of Candidatus Hydrogenedentota bacterium includes these proteins:
- the argS gene encoding arginine--tRNA ligase: MNLFEPLAACICEAIPGLAPADLPFVPAPNLELGDVALRTFEAARKLKVAPPQLAARIAREVSFGPEVASVATAGPYVNFRLHRGLVARRVVAGVLGEGRRFGSNGTGAGKRVLIEHTSINPNASPHLGRGRCAMFGDSLTRLLRFEDYDVEVHYYVNDMGRQIGLLVLVCEGREDLTFDQILELYVQANARAEADPAFAREGYELLARMEEGDSETRAKFRSVVDLCLKGQLAVLARLNVAYDVFDYESKYVKDARLDAVLDALREKGALFTDEEQRLVVDLSKIGHTQEEGRYFVLMRANGSSMYGYRDLAYTLDKRERGADINLMVLGEDHKLYAQQLALILGAAGHPAPEAIYYAYILLTEGKMSTRQGKVVLLSEFLDEAARRSAECVAKQCADIPAEEQSEIARKVAVAAIRFAILRVNPNKNVIFDWESSLSFSGDTGPYIQYSCARINSILRKHGQEVESAPVEDASLETDAEWALALKLASFPAVVRNAAEQRNCAPIAQFALDAARLFTAFYHACPVLGAETDALRDARLQLCVATRTALENALNLLGIEALERM, from the coding sequence ATGAATTTATTTGAACCTTTGGCGGCATGTATTTGCGAAGCTATACCCGGATTGGCGCCCGCGGATCTTCCGTTTGTGCCAGCCCCGAATCTGGAACTGGGCGACGTGGCCCTGCGCACGTTCGAGGCGGCGCGCAAACTGAAGGTTGCGCCCCCGCAACTGGCCGCGCGCATCGCCAGAGAGGTGTCGTTCGGCCCGGAAGTGGCATCAGTTGCGACGGCCGGACCCTACGTCAATTTCCGGCTGCACCGTGGACTCGTCGCGCGCCGTGTCGTGGCCGGGGTACTGGGGGAAGGTCGGCGGTTCGGCTCGAACGGGACGGGCGCGGGAAAGCGGGTGCTCATTGAACATACCAGCATCAATCCCAATGCGAGCCCGCATCTTGGCCGTGGACGTTGCGCGATGTTCGGCGACAGTCTCACGCGGCTGCTGCGGTTCGAGGACTACGACGTCGAGGTCCATTACTACGTCAACGACATGGGCCGCCAGATTGGCCTTTTGGTGCTGGTCTGCGAGGGGCGCGAGGATTTGACGTTCGATCAAATCCTTGAACTGTACGTTCAGGCCAACGCGCGCGCGGAGGCCGATCCCGCCTTTGCGCGGGAAGGATACGAACTGCTCGCGAGGATGGAAGAGGGCGATTCGGAAACGCGGGCGAAGTTTCGGTCGGTGGTGGATTTGTGCCTCAAGGGCCAGTTGGCGGTACTGGCCCGGCTCAACGTGGCCTACGACGTCTTCGATTACGAGTCGAAATATGTGAAGGATGCCCGGCTGGACGCCGTGCTGGACGCCTTGCGGGAAAAGGGCGCGCTGTTTACCGACGAGGAACAGCGGCTCGTGGTGGACCTGTCGAAGATCGGCCACACGCAGGAGGAAGGCCGCTATTTCGTTCTGATGCGCGCCAACGGCAGTTCGATGTACGGCTACCGCGATCTTGCGTATACGCTGGACAAGCGCGAGCGCGGCGCGGACATCAATCTCATGGTGCTCGGCGAGGATCACAAGTTGTATGCGCAACAGTTGGCGCTCATTCTCGGCGCCGCCGGACATCCCGCGCCGGAAGCCATCTACTATGCGTACATCCTGCTGACGGAGGGCAAGATGTCCACGCGCCAAGGGAAGGTCGTGCTGTTGTCGGAATTCCTCGACGAGGCCGCGCGGCGATCCGCTGAATGCGTCGCCAAACAATGCGCCGACATTCCCGCCGAAGAGCAGTCCGAAATCGCGCGCAAGGTAGCCGTCGCGGCCATCCGCTTCGCGATCCTGCGCGTGAATCCGAACAAGAACGTGATTTTCGACTGGGAAAGCAGCCTGTCGTTCAGCGGCGACACGGGGCCGTACATTCAGTATTCTTGCGCGCGCATCAATTCGATACTCCGCAAGCACGGGCAGGAAGTCGAAAGCGCCCCCGTTGAAGACGCTTCCCTTGAGACGGACGCGGAGTGGGCGCTCGCCCTGAAACTCGCGTCGTTTCCCGCGGTTGTGCGCAATGCGGCCGAGCAACGGAATTGCGCGCCGATCGCGCAGTTTGCGCTCGATGCCGCCCGGCTGTTCACGGCTTTTTACCATGCGTGCCCCGTGCTGGGCGCGGAAACGGACGCCTTGCGCGACGCCCGGCTTCAACTTTGCGTGGCCACGCGGACCGCGC